In Bacteroidota bacterium, one DNA window encodes the following:
- the trpS gene encoding tryptophan--tRNA ligase — protein sequence MSETVETSVHDRAYIRAEELDAVYGQRKPRILSGMRPTGKLHLGHWAGALESWVALQDKAENFHLIADYHVLTTNRDTSKIDEFTRDMTLDWIAFGIDPEKSPIFRQSKVKEHAELFLIFSMLITKARLERNPAVKDQARDLGIGEGITYGHLGYPVLQAADILLYRGELVPVGEDQIPHVEITREFARDFNYLYGNVFPVPKAYVSNYPRLAGTDGKRMSKSVGNTILLSDSNDETWLKMKTAVTDPAKVRKGDPGNPDICLVYSYHQKWNPNETSDIYAGCTSGALGCVDCKKRITERINEEFAPMRAKRSELANEPEYVLRVLERGEEQARTQAEMTMNDVRTAMKLG from the coding sequence ATGTCAGAAACTGTAGAGACATCCGTACACGATCGTGCCTATATCCGCGCCGAAGAGCTCGACGCGGTCTATGGCCAGCGCAAACCGCGCATCCTTTCGGGGATGCGCCCGACCGGGAAACTCCATCTCGGCCATTGGGCAGGCGCGCTCGAATCGTGGGTGGCTTTGCAGGATAAGGCGGAGAACTTCCATCTGATCGCCGATTACCACGTGTTGACGACCAACCGCGACACGTCGAAAATCGACGAGTTCACCCGCGACATGACGCTCGACTGGATCGCCTTCGGGATCGATCCAGAGAAGTCTCCGATCTTTCGCCAATCGAAGGTGAAAGAACATGCGGAGCTATTCCTGATTTTCTCGATGCTGATTACCAAGGCGCGCCTCGAGCGCAATCCGGCGGTGAAAGATCAGGCTCGCGATCTCGGTATCGGCGAAGGCATCACGTATGGTCACCTCGGGTACCCCGTACTCCAGGCGGCGGATATCTTATTGTACCGCGGAGAGCTGGTGCCGGTCGGTGAAGACCAGATTCCGCACGTCGAGATCACGCGCGAATTTGCGCGCGATTTCAATTATCTGTACGGCAACGTCTTCCCGGTGCCGAAGGCATACGTCTCGAATTACCCGAGGCTTGCGGGCACCGACGGCAAGCGCATGTCGAAGTCGGTCGGCAATACGATCCTGCTTTCGGACTCGAACGACGAGACATGGCTGAAAATGAAGACGGCCGTAACCGATCCTGCGAAGGTTCGCAAGGGCGATCCCGGCAATCCGGATATCTGCCTGGTGTATTCGTATCACCAGAAATGGAATCCGAACGAGACCTCGGATATCTATGCCGGTTGCACGAGCGGCGCACTCGGTTGCGTCGATTGCAAAAAGCGCATTACCGAGCGGATCAACGAAGAGTTTGCGCCGATGCGCGCAAAACGTTCGGAGCTGGCGAACGAGCCGGAGTATGTACTCCGCGTGCTCGAACGCGGCGAAGAACAAGCCCGCACCCAGGCTGAGATGACAATGAACGATGTACGAACAGCCATGAAACTGGGGTGA